The proteins below come from a single Candidatus Binatia bacterium genomic window:
- a CDS encoding oligosaccharide flippase family protein — translation MSEASPETGDVLSRGARGALALGVRQAVVQLLNMAGAIVLARVLTTAEFGVYGITVFVMSFLVVFGDAGLAAGLVREHAEPHERDYQAIFTFQQVLVFIVAAVGFTVAGPLFARAWPGAGIGHLVPALFAALVLASFQTTAAARLERHLEFDKLAVVEVMQALAFNGVAVACALGGVGADSMAAALVARAATGAVCVHAVTRRPIAWHWDWTRVRSRLHFGLSYQGAALVNLIRDGLVTVFVGAALGNAAVGRIFFGRMLAFYPFVIVYMMQRLLMPLFARLQASAKDLRRAVELSVFAVAALVVPVQTTVWALQEPVVRIVFGSQWLDSLPVYRWLWFAATLEPELVVAIALLNALGHADRTLRFVATTTAFLWLAGVPLLLLVGPTGYGIAATLMLAIKWRLVAEADATTDTRSLAIVVPVWISGLASAFVTALVARAWPPSSPLSLAVLLAACLATYSVFLYLAARDRTTTALRWLRAQLVLAMAGGAAPGAARSAAGSLD, via the coding sequence ATGAGCGAGGCGTCGCCAGAAACCGGCGACGTGCTGTCGCGCGGAGCGCGCGGCGCGCTGGCGCTCGGTGTGCGCCAGGCCGTGGTGCAGCTCCTCAACATGGCGGGCGCCATCGTGCTCGCCCGCGTGCTGACGACCGCCGAGTTCGGCGTCTACGGCATCACCGTCTTCGTGATGAGCTTCCTCGTCGTTTTCGGCGACGCAGGGCTTGCGGCCGGCCTCGTGCGCGAGCACGCCGAGCCCCATGAGCGCGACTACCAGGCGATCTTCACGTTCCAGCAGGTGCTGGTGTTCATCGTTGCCGCGGTCGGTTTCACGGTAGCGGGCCCGCTGTTCGCGCGCGCGTGGCCCGGCGCCGGTATCGGCCATCTCGTCCCGGCCCTGTTTGCCGCGCTGGTGCTCGCGTCGTTCCAGACGACTGCGGCGGCGCGGCTCGAGCGTCACCTCGAGTTCGACAAGCTCGCGGTGGTCGAAGTGATGCAGGCATTGGCATTCAACGGCGTCGCGGTGGCGTGCGCGCTGGGGGGCGTCGGTGCCGACTCGATGGCAGCAGCGCTGGTTGCACGCGCTGCCACCGGCGCAGTCTGCGTGCACGCAGTGACGCGCCGGCCGATCGCATGGCACTGGGACTGGACGCGGGTGCGATCGCGACTGCATTTCGGGTTGTCCTACCAGGGCGCGGCGCTGGTGAACCTGATCCGCGACGGTCTCGTGACCGTCTTCGTCGGCGCCGCTCTCGGCAACGCCGCCGTCGGCAGGATCTTCTTCGGCCGCATGCTCGCGTTCTATCCTTTCGTGATCGTCTACATGATGCAGCGCCTGTTGATGCCGCTGTTCGCGCGCCTGCAGGCGAGCGCCAAGGACCTGCGCCGCGCGGTCGAGCTTTCGGTATTCGCCGTCGCGGCGCTCGTCGTCCCGGTGCAGACGACTGTCTGGGCTTTGCAGGAGCCTGTCGTGCGCATCGTGTTCGGATCGCAGTGGCTCGACTCGCTTCCCGTCTACCGCTGGCTCTGGTTTGCCGCGACGCTCGAGCCCGAGCTCGTCGTCGCGATCGCGCTGCTCAATGCGCTCGGCCACGCCGATCGCACGCTGCGCTTCGTCGCGACGACGACGGCGTTCCTGTGGCTGGCCGGCGTGCCGCTGCTGCTGCTGGTGGGCCCGACCGGTTACGGTATCGCCGCGACCCTCATGCTCGCGATCAAGTGGAGGCTCGTGGCCGAGGCCGACGCGACGACGGACACGCGCTCGCTCGCCATCGTCGTTCCGGTGTGGATCTCCGGGCTTGCCAGCGCGTTCGTCACGGCACTGGTCGCGCGGGCGTGGCCTCCGTCCTCGCCGCTGTCGCTGGCCGTGCTGCTGGCCGCGTGCCTGGCTACCTATTCGGTATTCCTCTACCTGGCGGCCAGGGACAGGACGACGACCGCTCTTCGCTGGCTGCGCGCCCAACTTGTCCTGGCAATGGCCGGCGGAGCCGCGCCGGGCGCCGCGCGATCCGCCGCCGGGAGTCTCGATTGA
- a CDS encoding nuclear transport factor 2 family protein, with protein sequence MDLLTTFAAYEADFEKTVGDDRWTRLEPYFAEDAVYQTYGSTGRRTKGRAAIFRRLRRELDAFDRRCQSRRVRTTQGPEVDGNRVLRSWVVTFHIDGAADLMIEGSERITFEDGRIVMLEEEPSELAERHLLAWIKLNPHVFAVASDTTAATPG encoded by the coding sequence ATGGACCTGCTCACCACTTTCGCGGCTTACGAAGCCGATTTCGAAAAGACCGTTGGCGACGATCGCTGGACGCGGCTCGAGCCGTACTTTGCAGAGGACGCGGTCTACCAGACTTACGGCAGCACCGGACGTCGCACCAAAGGCCGCGCCGCCATATTCCGCCGCCTTCGCCGCGAGCTCGATGCATTCGACCGTCGCTGCCAGTCGCGTCGCGTGCGCACGACCCAGGGTCCGGAAGTGGACGGAAACCGCGTGCTGCGAAGCTGGGTCGTCACGTTCCACATCGACGGCGCCGCCGACCTGATGATCGAAGGCTCCGAGCGCATCACGTTCGAAGACGGCCGCATCGTGATGCTCGAGGAAGAGCCTTCGGAGCTGGCCGAGCGGCACCTGCTCGCCTGGATCAAGCTGAATCCTCACGTGTTTGCCGTTGCCAGCGACACCACGGCCGCGACTCCGGGCTGA
- a CDS encoding spherulation-specific family 4 protein: MVLRMALRAAVLAACCMPASGAKLAAASPLQSIAIPAYFYPSYPDPLWTQMEHAVPTVSFAVMNPANGAGPMPDSNYTSQIAHTRAAGIKVLGYVYSSYATRDPALLKTDIDNYYAWYGVDGIFIDEADDTCANEPYYADLDTYVKAKGGLGLTVINPGNPTLECYAAAADIILDFEGSWAQYQTWMPTGWESGYDSSRFWHLIYATSEADVPQAVLLSQQRNAGFVYVTTDQLPNPWDTLPSPTYWSTELSYVQPTSGGCSPPVAKPKLQIRGIDTPDADDSLKFSGTFVLAGTPSIDPVTNGLRFVIADGSGTTVDVTIAAGAYSGDPGSGWTGSSGKWKYQDRTAIAASGITKAQLKSKSDGVSTTVSFRIFGSAGSYPVNPAQLPLSGAVLLEPTTPTTNCATATFAADGCLPTGTTTGVRCK; encoded by the coding sequence ATGGTATTGCGCATGGCGTTGCGCGCGGCAGTGCTCGCGGCCTGCTGCATGCCGGCGTCCGGTGCGAAGCTCGCCGCCGCTTCTCCGCTCCAGTCGATCGCGATTCCCGCGTATTTCTACCCGAGCTATCCGGATCCGCTGTGGACCCAGATGGAGCACGCCGTGCCGACGGTGTCGTTCGCCGTCATGAATCCGGCAAACGGCGCCGGGCCGATGCCCGACTCGAACTACACGAGCCAGATTGCCCACACCCGTGCTGCCGGCATCAAGGTGCTGGGTTACGTCTACTCGAGCTATGCGACGCGCGATCCGGCGCTGCTCAAGACCGACATCGACAACTACTACGCGTGGTACGGCGTCGACGGAATCTTCATCGACGAAGCCGACGACACGTGCGCCAACGAGCCGTACTACGCCGATCTCGACACGTACGTGAAGGCCAAAGGCGGCCTCGGGTTGACGGTGATCAACCCGGGAAATCCCACGCTCGAATGCTACGCCGCCGCAGCGGACATCATCCTGGACTTCGAGGGTTCCTGGGCCCAGTACCAGACGTGGATGCCGACCGGATGGGAGTCGGGCTACGATTCCTCCCGCTTCTGGCACCTGATCTACGCCACGTCCGAAGCCGACGTTCCACAGGCCGTGCTGCTCAGCCAGCAGCGCAATGCCGGCTTCGTCTACGTGACGACGGACCAGCTGCCCAATCCCTGGGACACGTTGCCGTCGCCCACCTACTGGTCCACTGAGCTTTCGTACGTGCAGCCGACCAGCGGGGGCTGCTCGCCGCCGGTCGCGAAGCCGAAGCTGCAGATCCGCGGCATCGACACGCCCGACGCCGACGATTCACTCAAGTTCTCCGGAACCTTCGTCCTCGCCGGCACCCCGTCGATCGATCCGGTCACGAACGGCCTTCGTTTCGTGATCGCCGACGGCAGCGGAACCACGGTCGACGTGACGATTGCGGCCGGAGCCTACAGCGGCGACCCGGGAAGCGGCTGGACCGGCTCATCCGGAAAGTGGAAATACCAGGACAGGACCGCCATTGCCGCCTCCGGCATCACCAAGGCGCAGCTCAAATCGAAGAGCGACGGCGTCTCGACGACAGTGTCGTTCCGAATCTTCGGATCGGCCGGCTCCTATCCAGTCAATCCCGCCCAACTCCCGCTAAGCGGCGCCGTCCTCCTCGAACCGACCACGCCAACCACCAACTGCGCGACCGCCACCTTCGCCGCCGACGGCTGCCTCCCGACCGGCACCACCACCGGCGTCCGCTGCAAATAA
- a CDS encoding glycosyltransferase family 2 protein: MSNEPVCAVMLCWNDSARVLALMDALARLVPAPDRIIVVDNGSAGDHVARLIAVHPRLTVIELGYNSGFAAAANRGIREALGCGAGWVWLLNTDVELEKDTLASLVNVARSDARCGMAASLLVETGGEVQARGGGRVNLWTGSSRHVIARGEPCHYLTGACLLLRSSMLREIGLFDEAYFFYWEDVDLGFRARKAGWTFAVADAPAVVHLEGSTLGRWSRERWYHMFRGMKRFLFANAPLPRTALAVRLFHHSAAMLRHGRRDAIRGAWQAALEPRR, translated from the coding sequence TTGAGCAACGAGCCCGTGTGCGCCGTGATGCTGTGCTGGAACGACAGCGCGCGGGTGCTGGCACTTATGGACGCGCTCGCTCGCCTCGTGCCCGCTCCCGACCGCATCATCGTCGTCGACAACGGCTCGGCGGGCGACCACGTTGCGCGACTTATCGCCGTGCATCCCCGGTTGACCGTGATCGAGCTCGGGTACAACTCGGGCTTCGCCGCTGCGGCCAATCGCGGCATCCGCGAAGCGCTCGGCTGCGGTGCCGGGTGGGTCTGGCTTCTCAATACCGACGTCGAGCTCGAGAAGGACACGCTCGCTTCGCTCGTCAACGTCGCGCGCAGCGATGCGCGCTGCGGAATGGCGGCGTCGCTCCTGGTCGAGACGGGGGGCGAGGTGCAGGCCCGCGGCGGAGGTCGCGTCAACCTGTGGACCGGATCGTCCCGTCACGTGATCGCACGAGGTGAGCCGTGCCACTACCTGACGGGAGCGTGCCTGCTGCTGAGATCGAGCATGCTGCGCGAGATCGGCCTCTTCGACGAAGCCTATTTTTTCTATTGGGAAGACGTGGACCTCGGCTTCCGCGCGCGCAAGGCCGGTTGGACGTTCGCGGTGGCCGACGCGCCGGCCGTCGTGCATCTGGAGGGCTCGACGCTGGGCCGCTGGAGCCGCGAGCGCTGGTACCACATGTTCCGCGGCATGAAGCGCTTCCTGTTCGCCAACGCGCCGCTCCCGCGAACGGCGCTGGCGGTGCGGCTGTTCCATCACAGCGCCGCGATGCTGAGGCACGGTCGCCGGGATGCGATCCGTGGCGCGTGGCAGGCCGCGCTCGAGCCGCGCCGTTGA
- the pgl gene encoding 6-phosphogluconolactonase, producing the protein MAASASSAQAGAPGVVTVADPDALAEAACHLVLECEHAALARSGVFRIALSGGSTPRRLYERLARSSAAQFARWQVFFGDERWVAADHPDSNARMAHEALLDHVPIQQRNVFAIDTSSGSPEKAATLYSITLRRHVPPGARGLPSLDLVLLGLGPDGHTASLFPGSAALAAPPESLCVANWAPGLRTWRVTLTAGVINAARSVAFLVAGPDKAAPLAEVLSGGATELPAALVHPAGGKLTWLVDSAAAARLGAQAP; encoded by the coding sequence ATGGCCGCTTCCGCCTCATCGGCGCAGGCAGGCGCGCCCGGTGTCGTCACCGTCGCGGATCCCGACGCCCTGGCCGAAGCCGCCTGCCACCTCGTCCTCGAATGCGAGCACGCTGCGCTGGCGCGCAGCGGGGTCTTTCGCATTGCGCTGTCGGGCGGCTCCACTCCGCGTCGCCTTTACGAGCGGCTCGCCAGGTCGAGCGCCGCGCAGTTCGCACGCTGGCAGGTCTTCTTCGGCGACGAGCGCTGGGTTGCGGCCGACCATCCCGACAGCAACGCGAGGATGGCGCACGAGGCGCTGCTCGACCACGTGCCGATCCAGCAGCGCAACGTCTTCGCGATCGACACCTCGTCCGGCTCTCCCGAAAAGGCAGCGACGCTGTATTCCATTACCCTCAGGCGCCATGTGCCGCCGGGCGCCCGCGGCCTGCCGAGCCTCGATCTCGTGCTGCTCGGCCTCGGCCCGGACGGCCATACGGCATCGCTGTTTCCAGGATCGGCGGCGCTGGCAGCACCGCCGGAGAGCCTCTGCGTCGCGAACTGGGCTCCCGGCCTTCGCACGTGGCGAGTCACGCTCACCGCCGGCGTCATCAACGCTGCACGCTCGGTGGCGTTCCTCGTCGCCGGACCGGACAAAGCCGCGCCGCTGGCCGAAGTATTGTCAGGCGGTGCGACGGAACTTCCGGCCGCCCTCGTCCATCCCGCAGGCGGAAAGCTGACCTGGCTCGTCGATTCTGCCGCCGCCGCCCGCCTCGGTGCCCAGGCGCCCTGA
- a CDS encoding DnaJ domain-containing protein translates to MSSQDVFIDFYEVLEISPNAHPDTVARVYRMLAQRFHPDNKETGDVERFTQILQAYKVLGDPELRAQFDVHHQHHKAVKWRLFDAQEAAGGVSSDREIRFGVLSLLYNKRRRDPEHPSIAMYEIEGLLGIPREHLEFTFWFLREKSLIARTDGGGCTITSTGVDYLDQNGLPERAEALAGLPAGRRAGRARA, encoded by the coding sequence ATGAGCTCTCAGGACGTTTTCATCGATTTCTACGAGGTGCTCGAGATCAGCCCGAATGCGCATCCGGACACGGTTGCGCGCGTGTACCGGATGCTGGCCCAGCGCTTTCATCCCGACAACAAGGAAACCGGTGACGTCGAGCGATTCACGCAGATCCTCCAGGCCTACAAGGTGCTTGGCGATCCCGAGCTCCGCGCCCAGTTCGACGTTCACCACCAGCACCACAAGGCGGTCAAGTGGCGCCTGTTCGACGCGCAGGAGGCCGCCGGCGGCGTTTCCTCCGACCGCGAGATCCGCTTCGGCGTGCTGAGCTTGCTGTACAACAAGCGGCGTCGCGACCCCGAGCACCCGTCGATCGCGATGTACGAGATCGAAGGCCTGCTCGGCATCCCGCGCGAGCACCTGGAGTTCACGTTCTGGTTCCTGCGCGAGAAGAGCCTGATCGCGCGCACCGACGGCGGCGGCTGCACCATCACGTCGACGGGTGTCGACTACCTCGACCAGAACGGGCTGCCGGAACGGGCTGAGGCTCTGGCGGGACTGCCCGCCGGCCGCAGGGCCGGCCGCGCACGCGCGTAA
- a CDS encoding glycosyltransferase family 4 protein — translation MKILYIAPASPFPAHFGGAMRCAAVLAALGQCGSVELIVVADEPGQRARAWLAARGATLWATPQRGALPRAARIVRGAATGRSIPALRLAEGRLGEKLRGEILARRPDVVVLGDTFLGEAAPALRDVTPMLVVDNFNVESVLWKNVASVTRTPAARALYSLLATNTDALERRVLPLADRVWTASGEDAAWFSRTLALPRVDVVPNVLPGRAPLAPSTSSEILLSGFFEYPPNEDAALALIGVSQELARRTVGHSITLVGRGPTRRMRTAAFATPAVAIAGEVESMEPWLERCGIFAAPLRAGSGTKFKLLQAMLAGRALVTTPVGASGLEIEHGRHGLVCEYADFASAVAQLLRDPALRERLAAEAHRHVTTRFGQARLDDAVRRSLGVP, via the coding sequence TTGAAGATCCTGTACATTGCGCCGGCGTCTCCTTTCCCGGCCCACTTCGGCGGAGCGATGCGATGCGCCGCCGTTCTCGCTGCACTCGGGCAATGTGGATCCGTCGAGCTGATCGTGGTCGCCGACGAGCCGGGCCAGCGCGCGCGCGCCTGGCTCGCGGCCCGCGGTGCGACGCTGTGGGCGACGCCGCAGCGCGGAGCGCTCCCTCGCGCCGCACGCATCGTGCGCGGCGCGGCTACCGGTCGCTCGATACCGGCGCTGCGGCTTGCCGAAGGACGGCTCGGCGAAAAGCTTCGCGGGGAAATCCTCGCCCGCCGTCCCGACGTCGTCGTGCTCGGCGATACGTTTCTCGGTGAGGCGGCGCCGGCGCTGCGCGATGTGACGCCGATGCTCGTCGTCGACAACTTCAACGTGGAATCGGTGTTGTGGAAAAACGTTGCGTCCGTAACGCGCACACCGGCGGCCAGGGCGCTGTATTCGCTGCTCGCGACGAATACCGACGCACTCGAGCGGCGTGTGCTTCCGCTTGCCGATCGCGTCTGGACCGCAAGCGGCGAAGATGCCGCGTGGTTTTCGCGAACGCTCGCTTTGCCGCGTGTCGACGTGGTGCCCAATGTGCTGCCGGGTCGTGCGCCACTGGCCCCGTCTACATCCAGCGAAATCCTCCTGAGCGGATTTTTCGAATATCCGCCGAACGAAGATGCGGCGCTCGCCCTCATCGGCGTGTCACAGGAGCTCGCACGCCGCACCGTAGGGCACAGCATCACCCTGGTCGGCCGCGGGCCGACGCGGCGAATGAGGACCGCGGCGTTCGCGACGCCGGCGGTGGCGATTGCCGGCGAGGTCGAGAGCATGGAGCCCTGGCTGGAACGGTGCGGCATTTTTGCGGCGCCGCTTCGTGCCGGCTCGGGCACGAAGTTCAAGCTGCTGCAGGCGATGCTTGCGGGACGTGCCCTGGTGACGACGCCGGTGGGCGCGAGCGGCCTCGAGATCGAGCACGGGCGCCACGGCCTCGTGTGCGAATACGCGGATTTTGCGTCAGCGGTCGCACAGTTGCTGCGCGATCCAGCACTTCGCGAGAGGCTGGCCGCCGAGGCTCACCGGCACGTCACCACGCGCTTCGGCCAGGCCCGCCTCGATGATGCCGTACGTCGCAGCCTCGGTGTTCCATGA
- the dnaK gene encoding molecular chaperone DnaK, whose amino-acid sequence MGKILGIDLGTTNSVMAVWDGREPRLIASQQGSRLTPSVVAFGANGDVFVGEVARRQAVANARCTIFSAKRFMGQQFEAVAADREVVPYEVVAGDHGEAQILVGDQRWMPEQISAHVLRELKRSAEFFLGEPVDGAVITVPAYFNDAQRTATKEAGRLAGLDVRRIINEPTAAALAYGLDKNHEKCVAVYDFGGGTFDVSILTVGDDVIEVISTHGDTHLGGDDIDARIVAWLIAQFEEKTGIHINGDAVAHQRLREAAEHAKIDLSSRTATDINLPFLAADASGPQHLEVAMSRGALEEMIADLVERTLSSCVQALSDAGRGAAEIDEIVLVGGSSRIPLVQKRVTEYFRKEPRRTVNPDEVVALGAAVQAGVLSGEIKGLVLLDVTSLSLGVETFDGLTASVIPRNTTIPTEAMRTFTTAADGQTSVEVHVVQGEADRAKLNDSLGRFDLDGIEAAPKGAPQIDVTFAIDLNGMVKVSARDRATGRSQTVSVSARTAVANEPALGGKTAETNTTTTRPLHEGTARSAQTLDQPVAQHAAWQPGPPAGQHPVQQRATQAARDAGAKGASHSAASDARQKEASPPPPVDPTLQEVDRLLGQVGDKLAANDRVHLEKNARELRGLLSEQAASEEVERSRSALRGVVGRIKEALLQRRAR is encoded by the coding sequence ATGGGAAAAATCCTCGGAATCGATCTCGGTACGACCAACTCGGTGATGGCCGTGTGGGACGGGCGCGAGCCGCGCCTGATCGCGAGCCAGCAGGGCTCGCGGCTGACGCCGTCCGTGGTCGCGTTCGGTGCCAACGGCGACGTGTTCGTCGGGGAAGTTGCGCGCCGCCAGGCCGTGGCCAACGCGCGCTGCACGATTTTTTCGGCCAAGCGCTTCATGGGGCAGCAGTTCGAAGCCGTTGCCGCCGACCGCGAGGTCGTGCCTTACGAAGTCGTCGCCGGCGATCACGGCGAAGCCCAGATTCTCGTCGGCGACCAGCGGTGGATGCCCGAGCAGATCTCGGCGCACGTGCTGCGCGAGCTCAAGCGCTCGGCCGAGTTCTTCCTCGGCGAGCCCGTCGACGGCGCGGTGATCACGGTGCCTGCGTACTTCAACGACGCGCAGCGCACGGCGACCAAGGAGGCCGGCCGCCTGGCGGGGCTCGACGTACGCCGCATCATCAACGAGCCGACGGCGGCCGCGCTGGCTTACGGCCTCGACAAGAACCACGAGAAGTGCGTCGCAGTCTACGACTTCGGCGGAGGCACTTTCGACGTCTCCATCCTGACGGTCGGCGACGACGTCATCGAGGTCATCTCGACGCACGGGGACACCCATCTCGGCGGCGACGACATCGACGCGCGCATCGTCGCGTGGCTGATCGCGCAATTCGAAGAGAAGACCGGCATCCACATCAACGGCGATGCCGTCGCGCACCAGCGCCTGCGCGAAGCGGCCGAGCACGCCAAGATCGATCTCTCTTCGCGCACCGCGACCGATATCAACCTGCCGTTCCTTGCCGCCGACGCGAGTGGACCCCAGCACCTGGAAGTCGCGATGTCGCGCGGCGCGCTCGAGGAGATGATCGCCGACCTCGTGGAACGCACGCTCTCTTCCTGCGTGCAGGCGCTGAGCGACGCCGGGCGCGGCGCGGCCGAGATCGACGAGATCGTGCTCGTCGGCGGATCGTCGCGCATTCCGCTCGTGCAGAAGCGAGTCACCGAGTACTTTCGCAAGGAGCCGCGCCGCACCGTCAATCCCGACGAAGTCGTGGCGCTCGGCGCGGCCGTCCAGGCCGGCGTGCTTTCGGGCGAAATCAAGGGGCTGGTGCTGCTCGACGTCACGTCGCTGTCGCTCGGCGTCGAGACGTTCGACGGGCTGACCGCCAGCGTGATCCCGCGCAACACGACGATTCCGACCGAGGCGATGCGCACGTTCACGACGGCTGCCGACGGGCAGACCAGCGTCGAAGTGCACGTCGTGCAGGGCGAAGCCGACCGCGCCAAGCTCAACGACTCGCTCGGCCGCTTCGATCTCGACGGAATCGAGGCAGCGCCCAAAGGTGCACCGCAGATCGACGTGACGTTCGCGATCGACCTCAACGGCATGGTCAAGGTCAGCGCTCGCGACCGCGCCACCGGCCGCTCCCAGACCGTATCGGTCTCGGCGCGCACCGCCGTCGCCAACGAGCCTGCCCTCGGCGGGAAGACCGCCGAGACCAATACGACGACGACTCGGCCGCTGCACGAGGGCACGGCGCGCTCGGCGCAGACCCTCGACCAGCCCGTCGCGCAGCACGCCGCATGGCAACCGGGGCCGCCGGCCGGGCAGCACCCGGTGCAGCAACGCGCAACGCAGGCTGCCAGGGACGCCGGCGCGAAGGGTGCGTCGCACTCCGCCGCGAGCGACGCGCGGCAAAAAGAAGCGAGCCCGCCGCCGCCGGTCGATCCGACGCTGCAGGAAGTGGACCGTCTGCTCGGTCAGGTCGGCGACAAACTTGCCGCCAACGACCGCGTGCATCTCGAGAAGAACGCGCGCGAGCTGCGCGGCCTGCTCAGCGAGCAGGCCGCTTCCGAGGAAGTCGAGCGCTCGCGATCGGCGCTGCGCGGCGTCGTCGGTCGCATCAAGGAAGCGCTGCTGCAGCGGCGCGCGCGGTGA
- a CDS encoding pyrimidine/purine nucleoside phosphorylase, with product MLLHNTFFDGLVQSIGFERNGRRYSAGVFDVGAFHFNTDAPERMTVLSGELRVRLPGEVSRVYPSGTCFEVPAHSGFDVEVSAPAAYLCEFL from the coding sequence ATGCTCCTCCACAACACCTTCTTCGACGGACTGGTCCAGAGCATCGGCTTCGAGCGCAACGGACGCCGCTACTCGGCGGGAGTGTTCGACGTCGGCGCGTTCCACTTCAACACCGATGCGCCCGAGCGCATGACCGTGCTCAGCGGCGAGCTGCGCGTGCGGCTTCCCGGGGAAGTCTCGAGGGTCTATCCGTCGGGAACGTGCTTCGAAGTGCCCGCCCACAGCGGCTTCGACGTCGAGGTTTCGGCGCCGGCCGCGTATCTCTGCGAGTTCCTCTGA
- a CDS encoding phosphoserine transaminase, with translation MPTKPTSRPACPNFSSGPCAKRPGWSLAGLGGAALGRSHRAKVGKEKLAAVIERSKSVLGMPKDWRLGIVAGSDTGAVEMAMWSLLGSRAIDLLAWESFGDGWITDVTKQLKLEARAVRADYGEIADLSSVNFDNDVIFTWNGTTSGVRVPDGKWIPADRNGLAICDATSAVFAMDVAWDRLDVVTWSWQKVLGGEGGHGMLALSPRAVERLQSWTPAWPMPKIFRMTKKGKLDEEIFQGSTINTPSMLCVEDALDSLSWAESVGGLRGLIARSEGNLAAISAWVAESPTFAFLARDDKTRSCTSICLKVVEPWFEALDGDARAAAIKKMCSILEKEGVAYDIAGYRDAPAGLRIWGGATVERSDIEALLPWLDWAFAEVRGV, from the coding sequence ATGCCGACCAAGCCCACCTCCAGGCCTGCCTGCCCGAATTTTTCATCCGGTCCTTGTGCCAAGCGTCCCGGCTGGAGCCTGGCCGGGCTCGGCGGGGCTGCCCTCGGCCGCTCGCATCGGGCCAAGGTCGGCAAGGAAAAACTCGCTGCCGTCATCGAGCGCAGCAAGTCCGTTCTCGGCATGCCAAAGGACTGGCGCCTCGGCATCGTCGCCGGCTCCGACACCGGCGCGGTCGAGATGGCGATGTGGTCGCTTCTCGGATCGCGCGCGATCGACCTGCTCGCATGGGAAAGCTTCGGCGACGGCTGGATCACCGACGTCACCAAGCAGCTCAAGCTCGAAGCCCGCGCGGTTCGCGCCGACTACGGCGAGATTGCCGATCTTTCCTCGGTCAACTTCGACAACGACGTCATCTTCACGTGGAACGGCACGACTTCGGGAGTGCGCGTGCCCGACGGCAAGTGGATCCCGGCCGATCGCAACGGCCTGGCGATCTGCGACGCGACCTCTGCGGTGTTCGCAATGGACGTCGCGTGGGACCGCCTCGATGTCGTGACCTGGTCCTGGCAGAAAGTGCTCGGCGGCGAAGGCGGCCACGGCATGCTCGCGTTGTCTCCGCGCGCCGTCGAGAGGCTGCAGAGCTGGACGCCGGCGTGGCCGATGCCGAAGATCTTCCGCATGACCAAGAAGGGCAAGCTCGACGAGGAGATCTTCCAGGGATCGACGATCAACACGCCGTCGATGCTCTGCGTCGAGGATGCGCTCGATTCCCTGTCGTGGGCGGAGAGCGTCGGCGGGCTTCGCGGTCTCATCGCGCGCTCGGAAGGAAATCTTGCGGCGATCTCGGCATGGGTGGCCGAGTCACCGACATTCGCGTTCCTCGCGCGTGACGACAAGACGCGTTCGTGCACGTCGATCTGTCTCAAGGTGGTCGAGCCGTGGTTCGAGGCGCTCGACGGCGACGCGCGGGCGGCGGCGATCAAGAAGATGTGCTCGATCCTCGAAAAGGAAGGGGTCGCCTACGACATCGCCGGTTACCGCGATGCACCGGCAGGTCTTCGCATCTGGGGCGGTGCCACCGTCGAGCGCAGTGACATCGAGGCTTTGCTGCCTTGGCTCGATTGGGCTTTCGCCGAAGTTCGCGGGGTGTAG